One window from the genome of Maridesulfovibrio zosterae DSM 11974 encodes:
- a CDS encoding GtrA family protein produces MRNIFDRHLVLYILIGIWGAVVDFGSFYIINSILDEHYIVANTISSCLGILNNFIFNYKYNFKVNNNFIKRCIVFFAIGLCGMVVSNFVMLMLVEYCSLSSMFAKCTALCIVVAAQYTINRFVTFKNESAVFS; encoded by the coding sequence ATGCGAAACATATTTGACCGCCATCTGGTTCTGTATATCCTGATCGGTATATGGGGCGCAGTTGTTGATTTCGGCTCGTTTTATATTATTAACTCTATTCTTGATGAACATTACATAGTTGCGAACACCATAAGTTCATGTCTTGGTATATTAAATAACTTTATTTTCAACTATAAATACAATTTCAAAGTAAATAATAACTTTATTAAACGCTGTATTGTTTTTTTCGCAATAGGGTTGTGCGGTATGGTTGTTTCAAATTTTGTCATGTTAATGCTGGTTGAGTACTGTTCTTTATCCAGTATGTTCGCAAAATGCACTGCTTTATGCATTGTCGTTGCTGCGCAATACACGATCAATCGTTTTGTTACATTTAAAAACGAGAGCGCAGTGTTTTCATAA